The proteins below are encoded in one region of Halocatena salina:
- a CDS encoding DUF655 domain-containing protein gives MSDAETGESSSAVVLDYLPHGRPDDDRPQYKKPSLAHVIGIEEFELLECVLSDDASVSIGDTVALDGESVDRTRPVSYDELTTSARSEIEYAIRAIIDDDEQRFVEYYNEAQPITLRLHQLNLLPGIGKKLRNNILEERKRTPFESFEDLEDRVSGLHNPREILGERIHEELREEDLKYRSFVG, from the coding sequence ATGAGTGATGCCGAAACCGGGGAATCGAGTTCCGCTGTCGTACTGGATTACCTCCCTCACGGGCGTCCTGACGACGATCGTCCCCAATACAAGAAGCCGTCACTTGCACACGTCATCGGGATCGAGGAGTTCGAACTCCTCGAGTGTGTACTGAGCGACGACGCATCGGTGTCGATCGGCGACACGGTGGCACTCGACGGTGAAAGCGTCGATCGAACCCGACCAGTTTCCTACGATGAGCTTACGACCAGTGCGCGCTCCGAAATCGAATACGCCATCCGGGCGATCATCGACGACGACGAACAGCGGTTCGTGGAGTATTACAACGAAGCCCAACCGATCACACTCCGCCTCCACCAGTTGAATCTACTGCCCGGTATCGGGAAGAAGCTCCGAAACAACATATTAGAGGAGCGAAAACGCACACCGTTCGAGAGTTTCGAAGATCTCGAAGATCGCGTTTCCGGCCTGCACAACCCCCGCGAGATCCTCGGGGAACGAATCCACGAGGAGCTTCGGGAGGAAGATCTGAAATACCGATCGTTCGTCGGCTGA
- a CDS encoding 16S ribosomal RNA methyltransferase A translates to MKDSSSRSFRDPDALIARAGVAGDPNHDQHFLVDDRVLDRLTGYLPTDTDRSHLLEIGAGTGALTDRLLEHGKRVTAIERDPALVEFLRSEFEDAITTDRLTVIEGDALDVELPDVTASVSNLPYSASSDILFRLLPRSIPLVVMVQREFAARMAADPGTDEYGRLSVTAGHYGECEIVEPVPREAFSPSPPVESAVVRVVPHTPTYTVPDDEFFLDFVTAVFTQRRKTVRNAIRNTVHISNLRDPENVVSAIEDETLSKRPGDLSPSQFAALARSAFKHGEPKVDSRD, encoded by the coding sequence ATGAAGGATTCGTCCTCTCGGTCGTTTCGTGATCCCGACGCGCTCATCGCTCGGGCGGGCGTGGCTGGCGATCCAAACCACGACCAACACTTTCTCGTCGACGATCGTGTGCTCGACCGACTGACAGGGTATCTTCCGACAGATACCGACAGGAGCCATCTACTCGAAATCGGTGCGGGAACAGGAGCGCTCACCGACCGACTCCTCGAACACGGCAAACGGGTGACAGCCATCGAACGCGATCCGGCGCTCGTGGAATTTCTCCGATCGGAGTTCGAGGACGCCATCACGACCGATCGGTTGACGGTCATCGAAGGGGATGCACTCGACGTCGAGTTGCCCGATGTGACTGCATCGGTATCGAATCTTCCCTACAGCGCGAGCAGTGACATTCTGTTCCGGTTGCTACCGCGTTCCATTCCGCTAGTAGTGATGGTCCAGCGGGAGTTCGCTGCACGCATGGCCGCGGATCCGGGCACCGACGAGTACGGGCGGCTGTCGGTCACGGCCGGCCATTACGGAGAGTGTGAGATCGTCGAGCCAGTCCCCAGAGAAGCGTTTTCCCCATCACCACCCGTCGAGAGTGCCGTGGTTCGTGTAGTGCCACACACACCAACGTACACGGTTCCCGACGACGAATTCTTTCTGGACTTCGTGACGGCAGTGTTCACACAGCGCAGAAAGACGGTTCGCAACGCGATCCGCAACACCGTCCACATCTCGAACCTCAGGGACCCCGAGAACGTCGTGTCTGCCATTGAGGACGAAACGCTGAGTAAACGCCCCGGGGATCTTTCGCCCAGCCAGTTCGCGGCGCTGGCCCGTTCGGCGTTCAAACACGGCGAGCCGAAGGTGGACAGCCGTGACTGA
- a CDS encoding HemK2/MTQ2 family protein methyltransferase, with amino-acid sequence MTDPREQRDVEQVYQPAEDSHLLATTACERIRADDWVLDVGTGSGYVASIVQERTEATVLGTDVNPHACQQAHSHGVDVVRTDLIDGICGSFDVVLCNPPYLPTDPDEEWDDWMEYALSGGPTGRAVINDFLDALGSVLDPSGRAYLVASTLSDLDAVAERADENGCETTVVGEESVPFETLVVLEITTKH; translated from the coding sequence GTGACTGATCCGCGTGAACAACGCGATGTCGAACAAGTGTATCAACCCGCCGAAGACTCGCATCTGCTCGCCACCACCGCGTGTGAGCGCATCCGTGCCGACGACTGGGTACTCGACGTCGGGACGGGGTCGGGCTACGTCGCCTCGATCGTTCAAGAACGGACGGAAGCGACCGTGCTAGGAACGGACGTCAACCCACACGCCTGCCAGCAGGCCCACAGCCACGGTGTCGACGTCGTTCGAACGGACCTCATTGATGGAATCTGTGGCTCGTTCGACGTCGTCCTGTGTAACCCGCCGTATCTGCCGACCGACCCGGACGAGGAGTGGGACGACTGGATGGAGTACGCCCTTTCGGGTGGACCTACCGGCCGGGCCGTCATTAACGACTTTCTCGATGCGCTTGGGTCGGTGCTCGATCCGTCCGGACGGGCGTATCTCGTCGCCAGCACGCTGTCTGATCTCGACGCCGTTGCCGAACGCGCCGACGAAAACGGCTGTGAAACCACTGTCGTCGGAGAGGAATCCGTCCCGTTCGAAACGCTCGTCGTCCTCGAAATTACCACGAAACATTAG
- a CDS encoding 5-methyltetrahydropteroyltriglutamate--homocysteine methyltransferase, which translates to MVNVVASTPGLFPLPDPAKTELSDLKGHQKSDLVDGDEGAAVSAVYDRVRAELIERQQTAGLDRIVEGQARWDDMLAHPLTVHDNVETGGIVRYYDNNNFYREPVVTGELTESGDMAADLASAGDVDGLQAVVPGPYSLSELASDEYYGDDDEFLGAVAEFLSGEIESFPSVETLFVLEPSLVETPPGDGRDATASEAIDTVASAIDTDVVVHTYFGALPEKVHAHLLDADIDAVGYDFVTDHEDSLYNINEYGTKDDVALGVVDGQNTRVEEADTIRERIEWVQENTPGADFETVYATPNTGLFYLPMNRFEEKLDALGEAATAEEVHA; encoded by the coding sequence ATGGTGAACGTAGTCGCATCCACACCGGGGCTGTTCCCGCTCCCGGATCCAGCAAAAACGGAGCTATCGGATCTGAAAGGACATCAGAAGAGCGATCTGGTCGATGGTGACGAGGGAGCGGCGGTTTCAGCGGTGTACGACCGCGTCCGAGCCGAGTTGATCGAGCGCCAGCAGACAGCAGGTCTCGATCGTATCGTCGAGGGACAGGCGCGCTGGGACGACATGCTCGCTCATCCCCTGACCGTCCACGACAACGTCGAGACGGGGGGAATCGTTCGGTACTACGACAACAACAATTTCTATCGGGAGCCGGTCGTCACCGGCGAGTTGACCGAAAGCGGTGATATGGCGGCTGATCTCGCCAGTGCTGGGGATGTCGATGGATTGCAAGCGGTCGTTCCGGGACCGTACTCGCTTTCTGAGCTTGCGAGCGACGAATACTACGGGGATGACGATGAATTTCTCGGTGCAGTCGCCGAATTCCTGTCCGGAGAGATCGAGTCGTTCCCGTCGGTCGAAACGCTGTTCGTTCTCGAACCGTCGCTGGTCGAAACCCCACCGGGGGATGGACGGGACGCTACGGCGAGCGAAGCGATCGACACGGTCGCAAGCGCGATCGACACGGATGTCGTCGTGCACACGTATTTCGGCGCGTTGCCCGAGAAGGTCCACGCCCACCTACTTGACGCCGACATCGACGCTGTGGGATACGACTTCGTGACCGACCACGAGGACTCCCTTTATAACATCAACGAGTACGGAACGAAAGACGACGTCGCACTCGGCGTCGTCGACGGGCAGAACACCCGGGTAGAAGAGGCCGACACGATCCGCGAACGGATCGAGTGGGTCCAAGAAAACACGCCAGGAGCCGACTTCGAGACGGTGTACGCGACACCAAACACCGGGCTGTTTTATCTACCTATGAACCGCTTCGAAGAGAAACTTGACGCGCTTGGCGAGGCAGCGACCGCCGAGGAGGTGCACGCATAG
- a CDS encoding methionine synthase, with amino-acid sequence MTDTREQFRPEEHPNDHFLLTTVVGSYPKPKWLHRIRDLHEDELGCDAEFDRQQWQEAKDDAARVITDEHERAGLDVVVDGEMRRTEMVEYFADRIEGYEFNGPVKVWGHNYFDKPSITQEVEYDEPWLVDEFAFTDGIAARPVKVPITGPYTLANWSFNETEKTEEELAYDVAELVNEEISRLVDAGARYIQIDEPALATTPNDHAIVGECLETISAGIPENVRLGLHVCYGDYSRIYPEILEYPVHEYDLELANGDYDQLSVFKETAFTKDLALGVVDVHTASVESVPEIKANIKKGLEVVPPEQLTISPDCGLKLLPRKIAYGKMENMVKAAREIEQELDAGTIDVSAPVASADD; translated from the coding sequence ATGACTGATACGCGCGAACAGTTCAGACCGGAGGAGCATCCGAACGATCATTTCCTGCTAACGACCGTGGTCGGGAGTTATCCGAAACCGAAATGGCTCCACCGCATTCGTGACCTCCACGAGGATGAATTGGGGTGTGATGCGGAGTTCGACCGACAGCAGTGGCAGGAGGCCAAAGACGACGCTGCACGGGTCATTACCGACGAACACGAACGGGCCGGACTCGACGTTGTCGTCGACGGCGAGATGCGCCGTACCGAGATGGTCGAGTATTTCGCCGATCGGATCGAAGGATACGAGTTCAACGGACCAGTGAAGGTCTGGGGACACAACTACTTCGACAAGCCCTCGATCACGCAGGAGGTCGAGTACGACGAACCGTGGTTGGTTGACGAATTCGCGTTCACCGATGGCATCGCTGCCCGTCCCGTCAAAGTGCCGATCACGGGACCGTACACGCTCGCTAACTGGAGTTTCAACGAGACTGAAAAAACTGAGGAAGAACTGGCCTACGACGTGGCCGAACTGGTCAACGAGGAGATCAGCCGACTCGTGGACGCAGGCGCGCGGTACATCCAGATCGACGAACCCGCACTTGCGACCACTCCAAACGACCATGCCATCGTCGGAGAGTGTTTGGAGACCATCTCCGCGGGAATCCCCGAGAACGTTCGGCTGGGGCTGCACGTCTGTTATGGGGACTATTCGCGCATCTATCCCGAGATTCTCGAGTATCCAGTCCACGAGTACGATCTCGAACTCGCCAACGGTGATTACGATCAGCTGTCGGTGTTCAAAGAGACGGCATTCACGAAGGATCTCGCATTGGGCGTCGTTGACGTTCACACTGCCTCGGTCGAGTCCGTCCCGGAGATCAAAGCGAACATCAAGAAGGGCTTGGAGGTCGTTCCACCCGAGCAGCTCACGATCAGTCCGGACTGTGGGTTGAAACTGCTTCCCCGGAAGATCGCTTACGGCAAAATGGAGAACATGGTCAAAGCCGCCCGCGAAATCGAGCAGGAACTGGACGCAGGAACGATCGACGTGAGTGCGCCCGTAGCGAGCGCCGACGACTGA
- a CDS encoding tyrosine--tRNA ligase — protein MDTAERRALVTRYTEEIVTEEELDELLAREQPTVYIGYAPTGEMHIGHFTTIRKLADFIRAGFDVTVLIADLHAHLDDEKSPFELLDARSRYYRTAIEAMIETAGASADRLTFVRGSEFELDSEYTLELLQMAADTTIKRAQRAGSEVVRQSENPKLGGVLYSLMQSLDVAALEADVAYGGIDQRGIYMLSRELLPKWGYEKPVCAFAPLLSGLSGGKMSASDESSKVGLTDDSEEIQEKLNQAYCPQGETEDNGVLEYVRYLLFPVLEERDKSFHVERPEKFGGDLVYESYEELEADFLSEELHPQDLKNAAASEIAEIVAPVGEALRDDPELLETAYPE, from the coding sequence ATGGACACCGCCGAGCGGCGGGCGCTCGTGACCCGCTACACGGAGGAGATCGTTACCGAGGAGGAACTCGATGAGTTGTTGGCCCGCGAGCAGCCAACCGTGTACATCGGCTACGCGCCGACCGGCGAGATGCATATCGGTCATTTCACCACGATCCGCAAGCTCGCGGATTTCATCCGGGCAGGATTCGACGTGACGGTGTTGATCGCGGATCTACACGCCCATTTGGACGACGAAAAGAGCCCTTTCGAACTGCTCGATGCCAGATCACGGTACTACCGAACTGCGATCGAGGCGATGATCGAAACCGCCGGTGCGTCGGCTGACCGGCTCACGTTCGTGCGTGGAAGCGAGTTCGAACTCGATTCGGAGTACACTCTCGAACTCCTCCAGATGGCGGCCGATACGACGATCAAACGTGCGCAACGCGCTGGCAGCGAAGTCGTCCGTCAGAGCGAAAATCCGAAGCTTGGCGGCGTGCTCTACTCGCTGATGCAGTCGCTCGACGTCGCGGCGCTCGAAGCCGACGTGGCCTACGGCGGCATCGATCAGCGAGGGATCTACATGCTGTCCCGCGAACTGCTCCCCAAATGGGGCTATGAGAAGCCGGTGTGTGCGTTCGCGCCGTTGCTGTCTGGGCTTTCGGGTGGGAAAATGAGCGCCTCGGATGAATCCTCGAAAGTGGGTCTGACGGACGATTCCGAGGAGATTCAAGAGAAGTTAAACCAAGCGTACTGCCCACAAGGCGAGACAGAGGACAACGGTGTACTCGAATACGTCCGCTATCTCCTCTTCCCGGTGCTCGAAGAGCGCGACAAATCCTTCCACGTTGAGCGCCCTGAGAAGTTCGGCGGCGACCTCGTGTATGAGAGCTACGAAGAACTCGAAGCGGATTTCCTCAGCGAGGAACTCCACCCACAGGATTTGAAAAACGCCGCCGCAAGCGAGATTGCCGAGATCGTCGCCCCCGTCGGCGAGGCACTGCGAGACGATCCCGAGTTGCTCGAAACGGCCTATCCCGAGTAA
- a CDS encoding outer membrane protein assembly factor BamB family protein: MPKERSPITRRKALAVGLSAATGSVVLPRRWFMEPVESTETVERTAWPMERHDPARTGYTQADGPTEKPAVAWQTTVGDDHSFRGLVCSSEQVYLSTYDKLLAVDAETGEPQWQTNRLGTLPWTDGLHPWNDGTLSIQAPPALSNDRLFIVSGTTRTVLYAIDPADGSPLWGYETNFSPDETLVTDTTVYFSSLGDEPLVAVDATAGLERWKTEAGTGVHPQAYAQGYVVGPVLGRDGQFGAVEASSGSVEWTRDIDNSDLSRGPCITNDTVYCGTGTLHALNVDDGSIRWRRTVVESDTDLRPVSDGPTVYLALGGHDQVLALDGQTGDVQWRKQIHGLLGGRTATLTDETLYVVLEHGVVALDKVTGNERFRVQVGEDHVSTSITASVLAGSTLYIVLDQTLYAFTDQS, from the coding sequence ATGCCCAAAGAGCGGTCTCCAATCACCCGTCGCAAGGCCCTCGCGGTCGGTCTCAGCGCGGCCACCGGAAGCGTTGTGCTCCCTCGACGGTGGTTCATGGAGCCTGTCGAATCTACGGAGACGGTCGAGCGTACTGCGTGGCCGATGGAACGACATGATCCGGCACGAACCGGATACACACAGGCTGATGGTCCAACAGAAAAGCCAGCCGTCGCGTGGCAAACCACAGTTGGAGACGACCACTCGTTTCGGGGACTCGTTTGTTCGAGCGAGCAAGTGTATCTCTCGACGTACGACAAGCTGCTCGCGGTTGATGCAGAAACCGGAGAACCACAGTGGCAGACGAACAGACTCGGTACGCTTCCATGGACCGACGGCCTGCATCCGTGGAACGATGGCACGCTGTCGATCCAAGCGCCACCAGCACTCAGCAACGACCGGCTGTTCATCGTCTCGGGAACTACTAGAACCGTCCTATATGCTATCGATCCAGCTGACGGCAGTCCACTGTGGGGGTACGAAACGAACTTCAGTCCGGACGAGACGCTTGTTACTGACACCACGGTGTACTTCTCGTCGTTAGGCGATGAGCCACTCGTGGCTGTGGATGCCACAGCGGGACTTGAGCGCTGGAAAACGGAGGCGGGCACGGGTGTCCACCCGCAAGCGTATGCACAAGGATACGTCGTCGGCCCAGTGCTCGGTCGAGACGGACAGTTCGGTGCTGTCGAAGCGTCGTCCGGCTCCGTTGAATGGACCCGAGATATCGATAACAGTGACCTGAGCCGCGGGCCGTGCATCACGAACGACACCGTCTACTGCGGGACGGGAACGTTACATGCCCTGAATGTAGACGATGGATCGATCCGATGGAGACGGACAGTGGTGGAATCCGACACCGACCTCAGACCTGTTTCCGATGGACCGACAGTTTATCTCGCACTCGGCGGGCACGATCAGGTTCTCGCGCTCGATGGGCAGACTGGGGACGTGCAGTGGCGCAAGCAGATTCACGGACTCCTTGGCGGAAGGACAGCAACACTCACTGATGAGACACTGTACGTTGTCCTCGAACACGGCGTCGTCGCACTCGACAAAGTCACCGGAAACGAACGGTTTCGCGTGCAAGTCGGGGAGGACCACGTGTCCACATCGATCACCGCGTCAGTTCTTGCAGGCTCCACGCTGTACATTGTGCTTGACCAGACGCTGTACGCTTTCACCGACCAGTCATGA
- a CDS encoding pyridoxal-phosphate-dependent aminotransferase family protein, translated as MSDEFLLLNPGPVPLTDDVRGAMDEPLVSHRSTAFEATYERAQRDLDYVFSQSTLDGRTTGNGTSLILNGTATMGMEMAVANLTDADSEIVALVNGKFGRRFKRIAERHARITPVEVAWGESFDLDAVDRAITDDTDLVTMVHNETSTGLLNPVAEVGELASEHDALFVVDGVTSIGGDAFHIDDWHVDVALTDAQKALAAPPGISAIYVTDRAAAAATGESAPFYEDLDWHLRKSEDNQTPFTSAVPLFRALAVAVENIREEGMDTRIRRHRRQSRAFRAGFEAFGLDSFPTVEGPTQLSNTLTAIDLPESVKESPEAFFDAVGERNVSISGGQAHLGGEIFRVSNMGNLTAEQVLRGVRTVGESLTEIGVDCPVTDGVDAARQQLEL; from the coding sequence ATGTCGGACGAGTTCCTTCTGTTGAACCCGGGACCAGTACCGCTGACAGACGACGTACGTGGGGCAATGGACGAGCCGCTGGTGTCACACCGGTCGACGGCGTTCGAAGCAACTTACGAACGCGCACAGCGCGACCTCGACTACGTCTTCAGTCAGTCCACGCTCGACGGACGGACGACGGGCAACGGAACGAGTCTCATCCTCAACGGCACGGCGACGATGGGGATGGAGATGGCGGTGGCGAATCTCACCGACGCCGATAGTGAGATCGTCGCGCTCGTCAACGGGAAGTTCGGGCGGCGGTTCAAGCGGATCGCGGAGCGTCACGCCCGCATCACCCCCGTCGAAGTCGCGTGGGGCGAATCGTTCGATCTCGACGCAGTCGACCGAGCGATCACTGACGACACTGATCTCGTCACGATGGTCCACAACGAGACGAGTACGGGACTACTCAACCCGGTTGCCGAAGTCGGTGAACTCGCGTCCGAACACGACGCGCTGTTCGTTGTCGATGGGGTCACGAGCATCGGTGGCGATGCGTTCCACATCGACGATTGGCACGTTGATGTCGCGCTCACCGACGCTCAAAAAGCGCTCGCTGCTCCGCCAGGTATCAGTGCGATATACGTCACCGACCGGGCAGCAGCGGCAGCGACCGGTGAGTCGGCACCGTTCTACGAAGATCTCGATTGGCACCTCCGGAAATCAGAGGACAACCAAACGCCGTTTACCAGCGCCGTTCCGTTGTTCCGAGCGCTCGCAGTCGCCGTCGAGAACATCCGCGAGGAGGGGATGGACACCCGAATCCGCCGCCACCGACGGCAATCACGCGCGTTCCGTGCTGGGTTCGAGGCGTTCGGACTGGATTCGTTCCCGACGGTCGAGGGTCCGACTCAGCTTTCGAACACCCTCACGGCGATCGATCTGCCTGAGTCGGTGAAAGAGTCGCCTGAAGCGTTCTTCGACGCGGTTGGTGAACGAAACGTCTCCATCAGCGGCGGCCAAGCCCACCTCGGTGGCGAGATCTTCCGGGTGAGCAACATGGGGAACCTCACGGCTGAGCAGGTGCTCCGTGGCGTGCGGACGGTCGGTGAATCTCTCACCGAGATCGGCGTCGACTGTCCGGTGACGGATGGGGTCGATGCGGCCCGACAGCAATTAGAGCTGTGA
- a CDS encoding Gfo/Idh/MocA family protein, protein MEFGVISTAGIAQKAVIPAIQKTDHHLRCISSRSERAAQATADAFDIPQWYPSYEGMLDDDRLDAVYIPLPNALHATWVKRAADAGLHVLCEKPLAVDADACRELRQYCADRDVILMEGFMYRFHPRTRRALELADDSLGRLTSFRSGFKYPLWGRPDDIRLDPQLDGGSLMDVGCYPINAARLFLGDPAAVTGVLHDARDSGVDTAMTALLEYESGLCATVESSFDTQMEQYYRIEAENGWIETHTAFDIDSTEQATLEYTVDGRRGTERFDPVDQYEREINHFARCVADDSTPETDACDAEKNMAVLDAIVRSSESNERIEL, encoded by the coding sequence ATGGAGTTCGGTGTGATAAGTACGGCAGGTATTGCCCAAAAGGCAGTTATTCCCGCGATACAGAAAACCGATCATCACCTGCGATGTATTAGCTCCCGGAGCGAGCGCGCGGCTCAAGCGACCGCCGACGCGTTCGATATCCCGCAGTGGTATCCGAGCTACGAGGGGATGTTAGACGATGATCGATTGGACGCTGTGTACATCCCACTTCCGAACGCACTTCATGCAACATGGGTGAAGCGGGCGGCTGACGCCGGGTTACACGTGCTCTGTGAAAAACCGCTCGCAGTCGATGCGGATGCGTGCCGGGAGCTACGACAGTACTGTGCGGATCGTGACGTGATCCTGATGGAAGGATTCATGTACCGGTTTCATCCCCGGACCCGACGAGCACTCGAACTCGCTGACGACTCGCTCGGTCGGCTCACGTCGTTCCGGTCGGGTTTCAAATATCCGCTTTGGGGGCGACCAGACGACATTCGACTCGATCCACAGCTCGACGGCGGGAGTCTAATGGACGTGGGCTGCTATCCCATCAACGCGGCGCGGCTCTTTCTCGGCGACCCGGCCGCCGTTACCGGCGTGTTACACGACGCCCGCGACTCTGGCGTCGACACAGCCATGACTGCTTTATTGGAGTACGAATCGGGGCTGTGTGCCACGGTCGAATCGAGTTTCGACACACAGATGGAGCAGTACTACCGGATCGAGGCCGAAAACGGTTGGATCGAGACCCACACGGCGTTCGACATCGACAGCACCGAACAAGCGACGCTCGAGTATACGGTCGACGGACGACGCGGTACGGAACGCTTCGATCCCGTCGATCAGTACGAACGAGAGATCAACCACTTCGCCCGCTGTGTCGCCGACGACAGCACGCCCGAAACGGACGCCTGCGATGCCGAGAAGAACATGGCCGTTCTCGACGCGATCGTTCGAAGCTCCGAATCGAACGAACGAATCGAACTATAG
- a CDS encoding CBS domain-containing ParB/RepB/Spo0J family partition protein: protein MEDSEGSKPRVKDYMTREVVTVSPDETVADVARRIAENEGHSGFPVCNGRYVQGIITARDLLLAEEADPIFTVMSEELIVAHPEMDITDAARVILRSGIQKLPVVDDAGHLVGIISNADVVRSQIERATPGKVDKLVQTLKNIHGVEMRQLRRTVLLSELIPTQGKVYTDELEGRVYELENGLAEPLVVIDNGGQRLLLADGHHRVKAAARLGIEEMDAYVIVLKEPVQLGMAETARKGELEDIDDIAVVDYAHHPLIETTTRLQSDSR from the coding sequence ATGGAAGACAGCGAGGGGAGCAAACCGCGCGTGAAAGATTACATGACTCGGGAAGTCGTGACTGTCAGCCCGGATGAGACCGTTGCTGACGTTGCTCGACGCATCGCCGAGAATGAAGGTCACAGCGGATTCCCGGTGTGTAACGGTCGATACGTACAGGGAATTATCACCGCGCGTGATCTCCTCCTCGCTGAGGAGGCGGATCCGATCTTCACGGTGATGAGTGAGGAACTCATCGTCGCCCATCCGGAAATGGACATTACCGACGCCGCGCGCGTTATTCTCCGATCGGGCATTCAGAAGCTACCGGTCGTCGACGACGCAGGGCATCTCGTTGGGATCATCTCGAACGCCGACGTCGTCCGGAGTCAGATCGAGCGTGCAACCCCCGGCAAGGTCGACAAACTCGTGCAGACACTCAAGAATATCCATGGCGTCGAGATGCGCCAACTCCGGCGGACCGTTTTGCTGTCGGAGCTCATTCCGACTCAAGGGAAGGTGTACACCGACGAGTTGGAGGGTCGGGTGTACGAACTCGAAAACGGTCTGGCCGAGCCGCTGGTCGTGATTGACAACGGTGGCCAACGACTGTTGCTCGCCGACGGTCACCATCGCGTGAAAGCCGCTGCCCGCCTTGGGATCGAGGAGATGGACGCCTACGTCATCGTGCTCAAAGAGCCGGTCCAGTTGGGTATGGCCGAAACAGCACGCAAAGGCGAACTGGAGGACATCGACGACATCGCTGTCGTCGATTACGCCCACCACCCGCTCATCGAGACGACGACCCGCCTACAGTCCGACTCCCGGTGA